A stretch of Hydractinia symbiolongicarpus strain clone_291-10 chromosome 9, HSymV2.1, whole genome shotgun sequence DNA encodes these proteins:
- the LOC130657413 gene encoding mucin-2-like isoform X2 — translation MHGEILYALVLSSCFVLCIGVSPCTKYLYVTNDWPDGFDGYLVLPVQENNKRWQVRVIFSHPIHTLDVPSGEVSKRNTTTFDIVSRGYQYVKKGMVFKLKLTVHFSRNAKNKFELKSITFGSFSCNTEASPIPVCDAIVQKVDNWPDGFRGYLTIPVTRDLSSWTIILTFSHPLITFHAPQGVTTNIDAMKSFRIVSQSYNGRLKNGVILKLEIIVRFSRDVKPLFNIQSVGFEGNHICSGYKTPSVMTTTTTSASCQPYLRYVTRWTTGYQLEILLPVTRQIQNGWKLTLVFDKVTSPLNGSHISQGDILSNINHRTYVIRNKSWNKVLYVGTFVFRLLVPHEIGKAPQVISMKFDNLICHEYRVTTNQPMTTQLLTRKPQTTITTKTKETTYVTKTKLPQKSGPTTVSTTATTPLQGCSNLNHVNTTWLRGMKGDLILPVKKNLDGWKITITFSFPIFNFQVWQAKLSCDYKKSICVLTNHNWNKYLYKGSTFSLAYVIEYTKEFQHRPQPFKQIRFIDSMCQENQPTLSTVTTTNVPNTSTKTTRTQHSNPTTITTTEAATTTTTTGGPTTVSTTATTPLQGCSNLNHIITTWLRGMNGDLILPVKKNLDGWKITITFSFPIFNFHVWQAKLSCDYKKSICVLTNHNWNKYLYKGTTFSLAYVIEYTKEIQHRPQPFKQIRFIDSMCQENQPTLSAVTTTNVPNISTKTTRTQHSNTTTITTTEEVTTTNATETPTAITTTEAPTTLKATEASTTITTTEEVTTTTTTEAPTTITTTEEVTTRNATETPTAITTTEAATTSNATEASTTITTTEEAITANATEAPTTITTTEEVTTTTTREAPTTITTTEEVTTTNATETPTTITTTEEVTTTTTREAPTTITTTEEVTTTNATEAPTTITTTKEVTTTNATETPTPITTTEAATTTTTTEAPTTITTTEAATTTTTTEAPTTMTTTEERTTTNATETPTPITTTTTTTTEAPTTITTTEAATTTNSTEAPTTITTTEAATTTHSTEALTPITTTEEVTTTTTTEAPTTITTTEAATTTNLTEAPTTITTTEEVTTTTTREAPTTITTTEEVTTTNATETPTTITTTEAATTTHSTEALTPITTTEEVTTTTTTEAPTTITTTEAATTTNSTEAPTTITTTEEVTTTTTTEAPTTITTTEEVTTTNATETPTPITTTEAATTTTTTEAPTTITTTEAATTTTTTEAPTTMPTTEERTTTTTTEAPTTITTTEEVTTTNATETPTPITTTGAATTTTTTEAPTTITTTEAATTTNSTEAPTTITTTEKVTTTTTTEETTTITTTEAATTTNSTEAPTTITTTEERSTTTTTEAPTTITTTEAATTINATETPTPITTTEEVTTTNATETPTTITTTEAATTTNSTEAPTTITTTEERATTTTTEAPTTMTTTEEVTTTNSTEAPTTITTTEEVTTTTTTEAPTTITTTEEVTTTNATETPTPITTTEAAITTTTTEAPTTFTTTEAATTTNSTEAPTTITTTEEVTTTTTTEAPTTITTTEAATTTTTTEAPTTMTTTEERTTTNATETPTPITTTTTTTTEAPTTITTTEAATTTNSTEAPTTITTTEAATTTHSTEALTPITTTEEVTTTTTTEAPTTITTTEAATTTNLTEAPTTITTTEEVTTTTTREAPTTITTTEEVTTTTTREAPTTITTTEAATTTHSTEALTPITTTEEVTTTTTTEAPTTITTTEAATTTNSTEAPTTITTTEEVTTTTTTEAPTTITTTEEVTTTNATETPTPITTTEAATTTTTTEAPTTITTTEAATTTTTTEAPTTMPTTEERTTTTTTEAPTTITTTEEVTTTNATETPTPITTIGAATTTTTTEAPTTITTTEAATTTNSTEAPTTITTTEKVTTTTTTEETTTITTTEAATTTNSTEAPTTITTTEERSTTTTTEAPTTITTTEAATTINATETPTPITTTEEVTTTNATETPTTITTTEAATTTNSTEAPTTITTTEERATTTTTEAPTTMTTTEEVTTTNSTEAPTTITTTEEVTTTTTTEAPTTITTTEEVTTTNATETPTPITTTEAAITTTTTEAPTTFTTTEAATTTNSTEAPTTITTTEEVTTTTTTEAPTTITTTEAATTTNSTEAPTTITTTEERTTTTATEAPTTITTTAAATTTNATETPTPITTTEERTTTTTTEAPTTITTTEAATTTNSTETPTAITTTDEITTTTTVF, via the exons CATGAAATCGTTTCGTATAGTCAGTCAGTCTTATAATGGCAGATTAAAAAATGGTGTAATTTTAAAACTCGAAATTATTGTTCGTTTTTCACGCGATGTAAAGCCGCTTTTTAACATCCAGTCAGTCGGGTTCGAAGGAAATCATATTTGTTCAGGGTATAAAACTCCTTCAGTGATGACAACTACAACCACTTCCGCTTCCTGTCAACCCTACCTTCGATACGTCACTCGTTGGACGACAGGGTATCAATTAGAAATCTTACTACCTGTTACGAGACAGATTCAGAATGGTTGGAAACTAACACTGGTATTTGATAAAGTCACTTCACCTCTAAATGGGTCTCATATAAGTCAAGGAGACATTTTAAGTAACATAAATCACCGGACGTATGTGATAAGAAACAAGTCTTGGAACAAAGTTTTATACGTTGGTACATTTGTTTTCCGTCTTCTAGTTCCCCATGAGATTGGTAAAGCACCCCAAGTAATAAGCATGAAGTTTGACAACCTAATATGTCACGAATATCGTGTGACCACGAATCAACCAATGACAACTCAGTTATTAACGCGGAAACCACAAACTACGATAACAACCAAAACCAAGGAAACTACAtatgtaacaaaaacaaaacttccACAAAAATCAGGACCAACTACCGTTTCTACCACCGCGACAACGCCCTTACAAGGATGCTCAAATCTTAATCACGTCAATACAACTTGGTTAAGAGGGATGAAGGGTGATTTGATTTTGCCTGTAAAGAAAAACTTAGACGGTTGGAAAATAACCATAACATTCTCATTTCCAATATTCAATTTTCAGGTTTGGCAGGCAAAACTGTCCTGtgattataaaaaaagtatttgtgtCCTGACAAATCACAACTGGAATAAATACTTATACAAAGGAAGCACCTTTTCATTAGCCTATGTCATCGAATACACTAAGGAATTCCAACATCGTCCGCAACCATTTAAGCAAATCCGTTTTATTGATTCAATGTGTCAAGAAAACCAACCGACATTAAGCACAGTCACAACAACTAATGTTCCAAATACATCGACAAAGACAACGAGAACACAACATTCAAACCCAACAACAATTACAACAACAGAAGCAGCAACTACAACAACCACAACAGGCGGACCAACTACCGTTTCAACCACCGCGACAACGCCCTTACAAGGATGCTCAAATCTTAATCACATCATTACAACTTGGTTAAGAGGGATGAATGGTGATTTGATTTTGCCTGTAAAGAAAAACTTAGACGGTTGGAAAATAACCATAACATTCTCATTTCCAATATTCAATTTTCATGTTTGGCAGGCAAAACTGTCCTGtgattataaaaaaagtatttgtgtCTTGACAAATCACAACTGGAATAAGTACTTATACAAAGGAACCACCTTTTCATTAGCCTATGTCATCGAATACACTAAGGAAATTCAACATCGTCCGCAACCATTTAAGCAAATCCGTTTTATTGATTCAATGTGTCAAGAAAACCAACCGACATTAAGCGCAGTCACAACAACTAATGTTCCAAATATATCGACAAAGACAACGAGAACACAACATTCAAACACAACAACAATCACAACAACAGAAGAAGTAACTACAACAAACGCAACAGAAACACCAACCGCCATCACAACAACAGAGGCACCAACTACATTAAAGGCAACAGAAGCATCAACCACCATCACAACAACAGAAGaagtaacaacaacaactacaacagaAGCACCAACCACCATCACAACAACAGAAGAAGTAACTACAAGAAACGCAACAGAAACACCAACCGCCATCACAACAACAGAGGCAGCAACTACATCAAACGCAACAGAAGCATCAACCACCATCACAACAACAGAAGAAGCAATTACAGCAAACGCAACTGAAGCACCAACCACCATCACAACAACAGAAGAAGTAACTACAACAACTACAAGAGAAGCACCAACCACCATCACAACAACAGAAGAAGTAACTACAACAAACGCAACAGAAACACCAACCACCATCACAACAACAGAAGAAGTAACTACAACAACTACAAGAGAAGCACCAACCACCATCACAACAACAGAAGAAGTAACTACAACAAACGCAACAGAAGCACCAACCACCatcacaacaacaaaagaagtaACTACAACAAACGCAACAGAAACACCAACCCCCATCACAACAACAGAGGCAGCAACTACAACAACTACAACAGAAGCACCAACCACCATCACAACAACAGAGGCAGCAACTACAACAACTACAACAGAAGCACcaacaacaatgacaacaacagAAGAAAGAACTACAACCAACGCAACAGAAACACCAACCCCCATtacaacaactacaacaactACAACAGAAGCACCAACCACCATCACAACAACAGAGGCAGCAACTACAACAAACTCAACAGAAGCACCAACCACCATCACAACAACAGAGGCAGCAACTACAACGCACTCAACAGAAGCACTAACCCCCATCACAACAACAGAAGAAGTAACTACAACAACTACAACAGAAGCACCAACCACCATCACAACAACAGAAGCAGCAACTACAACAAACTTAACAGAAGCACCAACCACCATCACAACAACAGAAGAAGTAACTACAACAACTACAAGAGAAGCACCAACCACCATCACAACAACAGAAGAAGTAACTACAACAAACGCAACAGAAACACCAACCACCATCACAACAACAGAGGCAGCAACTACAACGCACTCAACAGAAGCACTAACCCCCATCACAACAACAGAAGAAGTAACTACAACAACTACAACAGAAGCACCAACCACCATCACAACAACAGAAGCAGCAACTACAACAAACTCAACAGAAGCACCAACCACCATCACAACAACAGAAGAAGTAACTACAACAACTACAACAGAAGCACCAACCACCATCACAACAACAGAAGAAGTAACTACAACAAACGCAACAGAAACACCAACCCCCATCACAACAACAGAGGCAGCAACTACAACAACTACAACAGAAGCACCAACCACCATCACAACAACAGAGGCAGCGACTACAACAACTACAACAGAAGCACCAACAACAATGCCAACAACAGAAGAAAGAACTACAACAACTACAACAGAAGCACCAACCACCATCACAACAACAGAAGAAGTAACTACAACAAACGCAACAGAAACACCAACCCCCATCACAACAACAGGGGCAGCAACTACAACAACTACAACAGAAGCACCAACCACCATCACAACAACAGAAGCAGCAACTACAACAAACTCAACAGAAGCTCCAACCACCATCACAACAACAGAAAAAGTAACTACAACAACTACAACAGAAGAAACAACCACCATCACAACAACAGAAGCAGCAACTACAACAAACTCAACAGAAGCACCAACCACCATCACAACAACAGAAGAAAGATCTACAACAACTACAACAGAAGCACCAACCACCATCACAACAACAGAAGCAGCAACTACAATCAACGCAACAGAAACACCAACCCCCATCACAACAACAGAAGAAGTAACTACAACAAACGCAACAGAAACACCAACCACCATCACAACAACAGAAGCAGCAACTACAACAAACTCAACAGAAGCACCAACCACCATCACAACAACAGAAGAAAGAGCTACAACAACTACAACAGAAGCACcaacaacaatgacaacaacagAAGAAGTAACTACAACAAACTCAACAGAAGCTCCAACCACCATCACAACAACAGAAGAAGTAACTACAACAACTACAACAGAAGCACCAACCACCATCACAACAACAGAAGAAGTAACTACAACAAACGCAACAGAAACACCAACCCCCATCACAACAACAGAGGCAGCAATTACAACAACTACAACAGAAGCACCAACCACCTTCACAACAACAGAAGCAGCAACTACAACAAACTCAACAGAAGCTCCAACCACCATCACAACAACAGAAGAAGTAACTACAACAACTACAACAGAAGCACCAACCACCATCACAACAACAGAAGCAGCAACTACAACAACTACAACAGAAGCACcaacaacaatgacaacaacagAAGAAAGAACTACAACCAACGCAACAGAAACACCAACCCCCATtacaacaactacaacaactACAACAGAAGCACCAACCACCATCACAACAACAGAGGCAGCAACTACAACAAACTCAACAGAAGCACCAACCACCATCACAACAACAGAGGCAGCAACTACAACGCACTCAACAGAAGCACTAACCCCCATCACAACAACAGAAGAAGTAACTACAACAACTACAACAGAAGCACCAACCACCATCACAACAACAGAAGCAGCAACTACAACAAACTTAACAGAAGCACCAACCACCATCACAACAACAGAAGAAGTAACTACAACAACTACAAGAGAAGCACCAACCACCATCACAACAACAGAAGAAGTAACTACAACAACTACAAGAGAAGCACCAACCACCATCACAACAACAGAGGCAGCAACTACAACGCACTCAACAGAAGCACTAACCCCCATCACAACAACAGAAGAAGTAACTACAACAACTACAACAGAAGCACCAACCACCATCACAACAACAGAAGCAGCAACTACAACAAACTCAACAGAAGCACCAACCACCATCACAACAACAGAAGAAGTAACTACAACAACTACAACAGAAGCACCAACCACCATCACAACAACAGAAGAAGTAACTACAACAAACGCAACAGAAACACCAACCCCCATCACAACAACAGAGGCAGCAACTACAACAACTACAACAGAAGCACCAACCACCATCACAACAACAGAGGCAGCGACTACAACAACTACAACAGAAGCACCAACAACAATGCCAACAACAGAAGAAAGAACTACAACAACTACAACAGAAGCACCAACCACCATCACAACAACAGAAGAAGTAACTACAACAAACGCAACAGAAACACCAACCCCCATCACAACAATAGGGGCAGCAACTACAACAACTACAACAGAAGCACCAACCACCATCACAACAACAGAAGCAGCAACTACAACAAACTCAACAGAAGCTCCAACCACCATCACAACAACAGAAAAAGTAACTACAACAACTACAACAGAAGAAACAACCACCATCACAACAACAGAAGCAGCAACTACAACAAACTCAACAGAAGCACCAACCACCATCACAACAACAGAAGAAAGATCTACAACAACTACAACAGAAGCACCAACCACCATCACAACAACAGAAGCAGCAACTACAATCAACGCAACAGAAACACCAACCCCCATCACAACAACAGAAGAAGTAACTACAACAAACGCAACAGAAACACCAACCACCATCACAACAACAGAAGCAGCAACTACAACAAACTCAACAGAAGCACCAACCACCATCACAACAACAGAAGAAAGAGCTACAACAACTACAACAGAAGCACcaacaacaatgacaacaacagAAGAAGTAACTACAACAAACTCAACAGAAGCTCCAACCACCATCACAACAACAGAAGAAGTAACTACAACAACTACAACAGAAGCACCAACCACCATCACAACAACAGAAGAAGTAACTACAACAAACGCAACAGAAACACCAACCCCCATCACAACAACAGAGGCAGCAATTACAACAACTACAACAGAAGCACCAACCACCTTCACAACAACAGAAGCAGCAACTACAACAAACTCAACAGAAGCTCCAACCACCATCACAACAACAGAAGAAGTAACTACAACAACTACAACAGAAGCACCAACCACCATCACAACAACAGAAGCAGCAACTACAACAAACTCAACAGAAGCACCAACCACCATCACAACAACAGAAGAAAGAACTACAACAACTGCAACAGAAGCACCAACCACCAtcacaacaacagcagcagcaaCTACAACCAACGCAACAGAAACACCAACTCCCATCACAACAACAGAAGAAAGAACTACAACAACTACAACAGAAGCACCAACAACAATCACAACAACAGAAGCAGCAACTACAACAAACTCAACAGAAACACCAACCGCCATCACAACAACAGATGAAATAACTACAACAACTACTG TTTTTTAG